CGGTGTGCCGGAGGGAATGCGGATCTTCCGCCTGACCGGGGAATAGGGGCGCGGGCCGCCGATCAGCGCGGGCGCCGCACGTAGCTCGTATCGACAGCGACCGGTTCGCCCCGCGCGTCGACGAGCCGCAGCTCCGGGATCGGGTGACCGGTCTCGTCGACCAGTACGGAGTGACTCTCCTCCGGGGTGAACGCGTGCCGTTCACCCCACTGCCGCATGGCCACCACGACTGCGAAGAGGTCGCGTCCCGCCGCCGTGAGGACGTAGATCTGCCGCCGGCCGGACTCGGCCGCCCGTCGATCGAGGATTCCCCGTTCGACCAGGCGCCGTAGACGGTCGGTGAGGATATTGCGCGCGATTCCGGTGCGGTGCTGGAAATCGGTGAACGCGCGCGCGCCGTCCATCGCATCGCGAATGATCAGCAGACTCCACCGATCCCCGACCAGATCGAGTGTGCGTGCGACCGGACAGGTGGGGTCGGTCCAGGTCATCCCGTCGGTGTGAATCGTCGTCCCTCCTGAAGAGTTGCGGATTGAAACCATTCTGCCTTACCGTCAGTT
The genomic region above belongs to Nocardia spumae and contains:
- a CDS encoding winged helix-turn-helix transcriptional regulator; amino-acid sequence: MTWTDPTCPVARTLDLVGDRWSLLIIRDAMDGARAFTDFQHRTGIARNILTDRLRRLVERGILDRRAAESGRRQIYVLTAAGRDLFAVVVAMRQWGERHAFTPEESHSVLVDETGHPIPELRLVDARGEPVAVDTSYVRRPR